From a single Oreochromis niloticus isolate F11D_XX linkage group LG3, O_niloticus_UMD_NMBU, whole genome shotgun sequence genomic region:
- the LOC102079486 gene encoding ribonuclease inhibitor-like translates to MIYKCPEALAVRLLPVVKASNKALLSHCDLSERSCEALSSGLSSQTSNLRQLDLSNINLKDSGVKLLSEGLKSPHCTLETLSLSGCLITEEGCTSLASALSSNPSHLRELDLSYNHPGDSGMKLLSSGLKDPGWR, encoded by the exons ATGATCTATAAGTGTCCAGAAGCTCTCGCAG tgaggctgctgccagtggtcaaagcctccaacaaagctct actgagtcactgtgacctgtcagagagaagctgtgaagctctgtcctcaggtcTCAGCTCTCAGACCTCTAatctgagacagctggacctgagtaacattaacctgaaggattcaggcgtgaagcttctgtctgaaggactgaagagtccacactgtacactggaaactctcag tctgtcaggctgtctgatcacagaggaaggctgtacttctctggcctcagctctgagctccaacccctcccatctgagagagctggacctgagctacaatcatccaggagactcaggaatgaagctgctgtcgtctggactgaaggatccaggctggaga